A stretch of the Paenibacillus dendritiformis genome encodes the following:
- a CDS encoding Gfo/Idh/MocA family protein, producing MSIKAILLGAGIRGAEVYAKHALQYPEELEFVAVAEPDVEKREAFARLHQIDAGQTYGDWREVFARPRFADAVLICMQDRMHYEAAMAALEQGYHVLLEKPMSPSPTECIEIEAAARRNQRVLTICYVLRYTPFWSGIRQVIEGGGIGKVVNIQLRENIGFGHMAHSYVRGPWRSTAESSPLVLAKSCHDLDIILWLMNQDCRRLTSFGSLFHFKKENMPEGAAEYCTDGCIHVDNCCYSDLRFYLGEGRRRALHFTRDGSDESIRETIRSTPFGRCVYQCDNDVVDHQVINMEFVNGATASFTLSAFTHDSTRTVHISGTRGEIRGNMTDQAFTVYDFVSGTAREVQVHDEGGEGCTQMMREFCRLAAEPDNPHAIEALRGSLQSHMMAFAAEESRLSQGMPIEIQEMIMRYRLSSAKTLASAGV from the coding sequence ATGAGTATCAAGGCAATCTTGCTCGGGGCAGGAATCCGGGGCGCCGAAGTATATGCCAAGCATGCGCTGCAGTACCCGGAAGAACTGGAATTCGTCGCCGTCGCGGAGCCGGATGTGGAGAAACGAGAGGCGTTTGCGCGCTTGCATCAGATCGATGCCGGGCAAACGTATGGAGATTGGCGGGAAGTGTTCGCACGTCCGCGCTTTGCCGATGCGGTATTGATTTGCATGCAGGATCGGATGCACTACGAAGCCGCCATGGCAGCTCTGGAGCAAGGTTACCATGTGCTGCTGGAGAAGCCGATGTCGCCTTCTCCGACCGAATGCATAGAGATTGAAGCCGCCGCCCGCCGCAACCAGCGGGTGCTGACCATATGCTATGTCCTGCGGTATACGCCGTTCTGGTCGGGAATCCGTCAAGTCATCGAGGGGGGCGGGATCGGGAAGGTCGTGAATATCCAGCTGCGCGAAAATATCGGCTTCGGCCATATGGCGCACAGCTATGTGCGGGGGCCATGGCGCAGTACGGCAGAATCGAGTCCGCTTGTGCTCGCGAAGTCATGCCATGATCTGGATATCATCCTGTGGCTGATGAACCAGGATTGCAGAAGACTGACGTCATTCGGTTCCCTCTTTCATTTCAAAAAGGAGAACATGCCGGAGGGCGCGGCCGAATATTGCACGGACGGCTGCATTCACGTGGACAATTGCTGCTACTCGGATTTGAGGTTTTATTTGGGAGAAGGACGCCGCCGCGCGCTGCACTTTACGCGGGACGGATCGGACGAGAGCATTCGGGAGACGATCCGGAGCACGCCTTTTGGCCGCTGCGTCTATCAATGCGATAACGATGTTGTGGACCATCAAGTCATTAACATGGAGTTCGTCAACGGAGCGACGGCTTCGTTCACGCTGTCGGCCTTCACGCATGACAGCACGCGCACCGTCCATATTTCGGGCACGCGCGGGGAGATTCGGGGCAATATGACCGATCAGGCGTTTACCGTCTACGATTTTGTCAGCGGGACGGCGCGGGAAGTTCAGGTTCATGATGAGGGCGGCGAAGGCTGCACACAGATGATGCGGGAGTTCTGCCGGCTTGCCGCCGAACCGGACAACCCCCATGCGATCGAAGCGCTGCGCGGCTCCCTGCAGAGTCATATGATGGCGTTCGCGGCGGAGGAGTCCCGGTTGAGCCAGGGCATGCCGATCGAGATTCAGGAGATGATCATGCGTTATCGGTTATCCTCGGCCAAAACGCTGGCTTCCGCGGGAGTATAG
- a CDS encoding DUF4177 domain-containing protein → MEQWEYKTLKIKTGGFLGGKVDEQEFEEELNRLGLDGWELVSCFDTNVQGQSRDVIAVCKRRKAR, encoded by the coding sequence ATGGAACAGTGGGAATATAAGACGCTCAAGATCAAAACGGGAGGTTTTCTGGGAGGAAAGGTTGACGAGCAGGAGTTCGAGGAGGAACTGAACCGGCTCGGACTGGACGGATGGGAGCTGGTGTCCTGCTTCGATACGAATGTGCAGGGCCAGTCCCGGGACGTGATCGCGGTCTGCAAGCGGAGGAAGGCGAGATGA
- a CDS encoding type I phosphomannose isomerase catalytic subunit → MTTPYPLKFQPEFKERVWGGRALTQFGLELPEGHIGEGWMIGDHPNGTTKVINGELAGQGLDHVREQYGKEWFGKKGFSEKNGRFPLLIKLLDCNDDLSVQVHPTDDYEGLPEGELGKTEMWYVLDAKPGAKIIYGLKEGTDREALAAAIAEGRIMEALQEVPVQAGDSFYIPAGTVHALCAGVVVAEVQQNSDTTYRLYDYNRPGLDGKPRELHIDDSLNVIAYEGAGATRMKTDNAKPNEWLTLAESPYFRVEKGIVKQPWSLSTTPDSFVILVVCEGTGTLRWADQELPLAAGECFLLPANLGAYALEGDCTVLRSVAP, encoded by the coding sequence ATGACAACACCATACCCACTGAAATTTCAACCTGAGTTCAAGGAACGCGTCTGGGGCGGCCGCGCGCTGACGCAATTCGGCCTGGAGCTGCCGGAAGGACATATCGGCGAGGGCTGGATGATCGGAGACCATCCGAACGGAACGACGAAGGTCATCAATGGCGAGCTCGCCGGCCAAGGCCTCGATCACGTGCGCGAGCAATACGGCAAAGAATGGTTCGGCAAGAAAGGCTTCTCCGAGAAAAACGGCCGCTTCCCGCTGCTCATCAAGCTGCTTGACTGCAATGACGATCTGTCGGTGCAGGTGCATCCGACCGACGATTATGAAGGGCTGCCGGAAGGCGAGCTGGGCAAGACCGAGATGTGGTACGTGCTCGATGCCAAGCCAGGGGCCAAAATCATCTATGGCCTGAAGGAAGGAACCGACCGCGAGGCCTTGGCCGCGGCGATCGCGGAAGGCCGCATCATGGAGGCGCTGCAGGAGGTTCCCGTCCAGGCCGGCGATTCTTTCTACATTCCGGCCGGGACGGTGCATGCGCTGTGCGCCGGCGTCGTCGTCGCCGAGGTACAGCAGAACTCCGATACGACGTACCGCCTGTATGACTATAACCGTCCGGGCCTGGACGGCAAGCCGCGCGAGCTCCATATCGACGACTCCTTGAATGTCATCGCGTACGAAGGCGCAGGCGCGACCCGGATGAAGACCGACAACGCGAAGCCGAATGAGTGGCTGACGCTGGCGGAATCGCCTTACTTCCGCGTGGAAAAAGGCATCGTCAAGCAGCCGTGGAGCTTGTCCACGACGCCGGACAGCTTCGTCATCCTCGTCGTATGCGAAGGCACGGGCACGCTGCGCTGGGCCGATCAGGAGCTGCCGCTGGCGGCCGGAGAATGCTTCCTTCTCCCCGCGAACCTCGGCGCCTACGCGCTGGAAGGCGACTGTACGGTATTGCGTTCCGTTGCCCCTTAA
- a CDS encoding VOC family protein, whose amino-acid sequence MRRTRGKEMNDTAVRKIEHTGIMVKQLETSIRFYEEVIGMKLKHALTHTNGVLRLAFLGFPGADESEIELIEGYSDRLPAEGIVHHIAFTVDDIEAEFARIESLGSVGLIDQEIVTLPDGSRYFFFKGPDGEWLEFFHKTTK is encoded by the coding sequence ATGCGCCGAACCCGCGGCAAGGAGATGAACGATACGGCTGTCCGCAAGATCGAACATACCGGCATCATGGTCAAGCAGCTGGAGACCTCAATCCGCTTCTATGAAGAAGTGATCGGCATGAAGCTAAAACATGCGCTGACACATACGAACGGCGTCCTTCGTCTCGCTTTTCTCGGCTTCCCGGGAGCGGACGAATCGGAGATCGAATTGATCGAAGGGTACAGCGACAGGCTCCCTGCCGAAGGGATCGTTCACCATATCGCCTTCACCGTCGACGATATCGAGGCCGAATTCGCCCGCATTGAATCGCTCGGCTCTGTCGGGCTTATCGATCAGGAAATCGTCACCCTGCCGGACGGCAGCCGCTACTTCTTTTTCAAGGGGCCGGACGGCGAGTGGCTTGAATTTTTCCATAAGACCACCAAATAG
- a CDS encoding DUF2167 domain-containing protein yields MKRSIHKGAAALIALVLLLCGAMPAAAEEDIQWVEGKGQQVQLDNGIASFKLEEGLIFLDGKNTKAWKKQIKSVPSEEEIGAVIPDEEDSTWIALFEYTDSGYIEDSEKDDIDADALLDSYKEGTAEDNKEKDPSMHLFVDDWDVKPTYDADTNRLVWSLLAHNAQNEKIINYNMRVLTRTGYISIILVSDPEHLQADRKELEQRVMSTFQVTQGKRYEDFDKSTDKKAEYGLTGLVLGGAGLAVAKKLGFLAVLKKFWIVIVAAIVGVWRLVTGKKKKQEESAEAQNEMPNDQSESVRDNNTPPPPAT; encoded by the coding sequence TTGAAACGATCGATTCATAAAGGAGCGGCGGCCCTGATTGCCCTCGTGCTGCTCCTCTGCGGAGCTATGCCCGCAGCGGCAGAGGAAGACATTCAATGGGTCGAAGGCAAGGGTCAACAGGTACAGCTCGATAACGGAATCGCTTCCTTTAAGCTCGAAGAGGGCTTGATTTTTCTGGACGGGAAAAATACGAAGGCTTGGAAAAAACAGATCAAGTCGGTTCCGAGCGAGGAAGAAATCGGTGCAGTCATTCCGGATGAGGAGGACTCGACTTGGATTGCGCTCTTCGAATATACCGATTCCGGTTATATCGAAGACAGCGAGAAAGACGACATTGACGCGGATGCTCTACTTGACAGTTATAAGGAAGGAACGGCCGAAGATAATAAGGAGAAGGATCCGAGCATGCATCTGTTCGTCGATGATTGGGATGTGAAGCCGACCTATGATGCGGACACTAACAGACTCGTCTGGTCTTTGCTAGCGCATAATGCGCAGAATGAGAAAATAATTAATTATAATATGCGCGTGTTGACGCGGACCGGTTATATATCGATTATCCTCGTCTCCGATCCCGAGCATCTGCAGGCTGATCGGAAGGAGCTGGAGCAGCGGGTGATGTCTACCTTCCAGGTCACGCAAGGCAAGCGGTATGAGGACTTCGATAAATCAACGGACAAAAAAGCGGAATACGGATTGACCGGACTCGTGCTGGGCGGAGCCGGATTGGCGGTCGCCAAGAAGCTCGGATTTCTGGCCGTGCTGAAGAAGTTCTGGATCGTTATTGTGGCGGCTATAGTCGGCGTGTGGCGTCTCGTCACCGGCAAGAAAAAGAAACAGGAAGAGTCCGCCGAAGCGCAAAATGAGATGCCAAACGATCAGAGCGAATCCGTGCGGGACAACAATACGCCGCCTCCGCCGGCCACCTGA
- a CDS encoding GNAT family N-acetyltransferase — protein sequence MLKNGKLAVRTLLAADAPLLVRWLSDPEVLRYYEGRDRPHDMDMVRKHFYEDQEEITRCIILYEGLAIGYLQFYPLSKENQAEYGIKEPMNGVFGMDQFIGETAYWGKGIGTKLITAMVNYLIAQHQAVRILMDPQTWNERALHVYEKCGFRKLDLLPKHEYHEGEMRDCWLIAYDAADVVLPAVQSGEPGGIEYIDTFTDAMEPAGIRTRDEVHAEGLWHQTFHCWIWTQEKDTAYLLLQRRHVHKKDFPGMADISSAGHLEAGETPQDGVRELREELGIEPEPGKLVYAGIIADSILQPGLIDNEFCHVFFHRYHGAISEFRLQEDEVDSIVRVEAEAFRKLCLGEADVIPAEEFIRGDGERGAQIQLTMGDIVPHEPGYFTFVLDHLQRLIE from the coding sequence GTGTTGAAGAACGGTAAGCTTGCGGTTCGAACGCTTCTGGCTGCCGATGCCCCCCTCCTCGTCCGTTGGCTGTCCGATCCGGAGGTGCTTCGCTATTACGAAGGCCGGGATCGTCCGCATGACATGGACATGGTAAGGAAGCATTTCTATGAGGATCAGGAAGAGATAACGCGGTGCATCATTCTGTACGAAGGACTAGCAATCGGTTATCTCCAGTTCTATCCGCTGTCGAAGGAGAATCAAGCCGAATACGGCATCAAGGAACCGATGAACGGTGTGTTCGGCATGGATCAATTTATCGGAGAGACCGCCTATTGGGGCAAGGGCATCGGCACGAAGCTGATAACGGCGATGGTCAATTACTTGATCGCGCAGCATCAAGCGGTCCGGATCTTGATGGATCCGCAGACGTGGAATGAGCGCGCGCTCCATGTGTATGAGAAATGCGGCTTCCGCAAGCTGGACCTGCTGCCGAAGCATGAATACCATGAGGGCGAGATGCGCGATTGCTGGCTGATCGCTTATGATGCGGCGGATGTAGTCCTGCCCGCTGTGCAATCGGGCGAGCCGGGAGGCATAGAGTATATCGACACGTTCACGGACGCGATGGAGCCCGCAGGCATAAGGACCAGAGACGAGGTCCATGCCGAAGGGCTGTGGCATCAGACGTTCCATTGCTGGATATGGACGCAGGAGAAGGATACGGCCTATCTCCTGTTGCAGCGCAGACATGTACATAAAAAGGATTTTCCCGGCATGGCGGATATTTCGTCGGCAGGCCATCTGGAAGCAGGCGAGACGCCGCAGGACGGCGTCCGGGAGCTGCGCGAGGAACTGGGCATCGAGCCGGAGCCGGGCAAGCTGGTCTATGCCGGCATCATCGCCGACTCCATCCTGCAGCCGGGTCTCATCGACAATGAGTTTTGCCATGTTTTTTTCCATCGCTATCATGGAGCAATCTCCGAGTTCCGCCTGCAGGAAGACGAGGTCGACTCCATCGTCCGGGTCGAAGCGGAAGCGTTCCGCAAGCTCTGCCTCGGCGAGGCGGACGTCATTCCCGCTGAGGAGTTCATCCGGGGAGATGGTGAGCGCGGCGCACAGATCCAGCTGACCATGGGCGATATCGTTCCCCATGAACCGGGTTATTTTACGTTTGTGCTTGATCATTTACAGCGCCTTATTGAATAG
- a CDS encoding aminopeptidase, whose protein sequence is MTAATFEQNLKKYANLIVKVGVNVQPGQEVYVTATTEVAPLARLVAREAYEAGASNVHVDWIDEELSRLKYEKAADEMFTEYPEYEALKRNTFVDKRAAFIAIVSSNPDLLKGIDPKRIGNFQKASGQALDHYRKAVQADKVSWTVVGAASADWAAKVFPDAGREEAVEKLWDAIFASVRLYADDPVQAWEEHNANLHKKVDILNGHHFHKLHYRAPGTDLTIELPEKHVWVGAGSTNEKEIPFMANMPTEEVFTVPKKDGVNGYVSSTKPLSYGGNLIDNFKLTFENGRIVNVEAEQGQEILQHLVDTDEGSHYLGEVALVPHHSPISESNILFYNTLFDENASNHLAIGSGYAFNIEGGKKMSREELDANGVNNSITHVDFMIGSAEMDIDGILKDGTVVPVFRNGNWAI, encoded by the coding sequence ATGACTGCAGCAACATTCGAACAGAATTTGAAAAAATATGCCAACCTCATCGTCAAGGTCGGCGTCAACGTGCAGCCGGGACAGGAAGTGTATGTGACGGCCACCACCGAGGTCGCCCCGCTGGCCCGCCTGGTGGCCCGCGAAGCGTATGAAGCCGGCGCATCCAACGTCCATGTCGATTGGATCGACGAGGAACTGTCCCGCTTGAAGTATGAAAAGGCGGCTGACGAAATGTTCACGGAATATCCGGAATACGAAGCATTGAAGCGGAATACGTTCGTCGATAAGCGGGCCGCCTTCATCGCCATCGTCTCGTCCAACCCGGATCTGCTCAAAGGAATCGATCCGAAGCGCATCGGCAACTTCCAGAAGGCGTCCGGCCAGGCGCTGGACCATTACCGCAAGGCGGTGCAAGCGGACAAGGTAAGCTGGACGGTCGTCGGCGCAGCCAGCGCAGACTGGGCTGCCAAGGTGTTTCCGGACGCGGGACGCGAAGAAGCGGTAGAGAAGCTGTGGGACGCGATTTTCGCTTCCGTGCGTCTCTATGCGGACGATCCGGTTCAAGCCTGGGAAGAGCATAACGCCAACTTACATAAGAAAGTCGATATCTTGAACGGGCATCATTTCCACAAGCTGCATTACCGCGCTCCGGGAACCGACCTGACCATTGAGCTTCCGGAGAAGCATGTATGGGTAGGAGCCGGCAGCACGAACGAGAAGGAGATTCCGTTCATGGCGAACATGCCGACGGAGGAAGTGTTCACCGTGCCGAAGAAGGACGGCGTGAACGGATATGTGTCCAGCACGAAGCCGCTCAGCTACGGCGGCAATCTGATCGACAACTTCAAGCTTACCTTCGAGAACGGTCGCATCGTCAATGTCGAGGCCGAGCAGGGCCAGGAGATTTTGCAGCATCTGGTCGACACGGACGAAGGCTCGCATTACTTGGGCGAGGTGGCGCTCGTGCCGCATCATTCTCCGATCTCGGAGTCCAATATTTTGTTCTACAATACGCTGTTCGACGAAAATGCCTCCAACCACCTGGCCATCGGCAGCGGCTATGCCTTCAACATCGAAGGCGGCAAAAAAATGTCCCGCGAAGAGCTGGATGCGAACGGCGTCAACAACAGCATCACGCATGTTGACTTCATGATCGGCTCCGCCGAGATGGACATCGACGGCATCCTGAAGGATGGCACCGTGGTTCCGGTGTTCCGCAACGGCAACTGGGCCATCTAA
- a CDS encoding glycogen debranching protein — protein sequence MTKSVGNQRPYPIYVTAGEYIKAIGTQDGHFPDFGHHVANEMGGIWLHPIKLLDGFWLRVTDARRGIAVWAKADEFITHPWGNEFRYDHGLGHIPVSIRRIQFAPEQEKGLVVSYEICNYAREDTELELELVARSDLRPVWFSDEIGIHDGERDAWQQVSASACLAKDSEHEWYAMVGTDWAKPDVRIDPGLIGPEWTSGSGAGMAMKTEVVLQPEERLRFQVYVAGSYSSRSECVATYERLVSSHPELLAAKQRLYARIEEQAQLQIEGESRLNDIFAWTKWNNQWLVQRVDGIGRGLTAGSPHYPWWFGCDNSYALQGVAAIGDFELVRDTLKLIRDTSLQTNGNGRIIHEVTTMGAVSNPGNTQETAHYIALIWDMFRWIGDKQWLAEHYPLCALGLEWLLGEMDPDGDGFPSGYGIIEIAGLNMELIDSAVYTAQAAGALARMSRVLGWEAEAERYEAKAAQLAEAINRVYWCEQEGLYADAVAPKKDVEPKAGFMAAMAAKHGAEDYREYIDKLLQAAGDDQEDRGWLLNKNWVIVTPMEAGIADREKGKQALERMRTPEFIGPYGTYLSGMFRQGTMTISTGAHAVAEAAYGNPDAALDLLDRMMSTFSMALPGSMSEMSPDYGCAVQAWTIYALAVPIVKHLIGIQPDAHRNEVRIAPDLPQAWQGKCITLKRIRIGAAWLDVELRQEADELRAGVNNEHGLRVTVEWRGKAITSTERAIQVTI from the coding sequence AGGCCGATGAATTCATTACCCATCCATGGGGGAACGAGTTCCGTTACGATCACGGCCTCGGCCATATTCCGGTCTCGATTCGCCGGATCCAGTTCGCGCCGGAGCAGGAAAAAGGCCTCGTCGTCAGCTATGAAATCTGCAATTACGCCAGGGAAGACACCGAACTGGAACTGGAACTGGTCGCGCGTTCCGATTTGCGGCCGGTCTGGTTCTCGGATGAGATCGGCATTCATGACGGGGAACGGGACGCATGGCAGCAAGTGTCGGCGTCCGCCTGTCTGGCCAAGGACAGCGAGCATGAATGGTACGCCATGGTCGGCACCGATTGGGCGAAGCCGGACGTCCGGATCGATCCCGGTCTGATCGGCCCGGAATGGACGAGCGGCAGCGGGGCGGGAATGGCGATGAAGACCGAGGTCGTCCTCCAGCCGGAAGAGCGGCTGCGCTTCCAGGTATACGTGGCGGGCTCCTATTCGTCACGGTCGGAGTGCGTGGCGACGTACGAACGGTTGGTCTCATCGCACCCGGAGCTGCTGGCGGCCAAGCAGCGCCTGTACGCGCGCATCGAGGAACAGGCGCAGCTTCAGATTGAGGGCGAGTCCCGCCTCAACGATATTTTTGCGTGGACGAAATGGAACAATCAATGGCTCGTGCAGCGGGTCGACGGCATCGGCAGAGGGCTGACGGCGGGATCGCCCCATTATCCGTGGTGGTTCGGCTGCGACAACTCCTACGCCCTGCAGGGCGTGGCCGCGATCGGCGACTTCGAGCTGGTGCGCGACACGCTGAAGCTGATCCGCGACACTTCGCTGCAGACGAACGGCAACGGGCGAATTATCCATGAGGTGACGACGATGGGGGCGGTGTCCAATCCGGGGAATACGCAGGAGACCGCCCATTATATTGCGCTTATCTGGGATATGTTCCGCTGGATTGGGGACAAGCAATGGCTGGCGGAGCATTATCCGTTATGCGCGCTGGGGCTGGAATGGCTGCTCGGCGAGATGGATCCGGACGGCGACGGGTTCCCGTCCGGCTACGGGATCATCGAGATCGCCGGCTTGAATATGGAGCTGATCGATTCGGCCGTCTATACGGCGCAGGCGGCCGGGGCCCTGGCTCGGATGAGCCGGGTGCTCGGCTGGGAAGCGGAGGCGGAGCGCTATGAAGCCAAGGCGGCGCAATTGGCGGAAGCAATCAACCGGGTCTATTGGTGCGAGCAGGAGGGACTGTATGCCGATGCGGTGGCGCCGAAGAAGGATGTCGAGCCGAAGGCCGGCTTCATGGCGGCGATGGCGGCCAAGCACGGTGCCGAAGATTACCGGGAGTATATCGACAAGCTGCTTCAGGCGGCCGGGGATGATCAGGAAGACCGCGGCTGGCTGCTGAACAAGAACTGGGTCATCGTCACGCCGATGGAAGCGGGCATTGCCGACCGGGAGAAGGGGAAGCAGGCCCTTGAGCGCATGCGGACCCCTGAATTCATTGGGCCTTACGGGACTTACTTGTCCGGAATGTTCCGGCAGGGCACGATGACGATCTCGACCGGGGCGCATGCGGTGGCGGAAGCGGCGTACGGCAATCCGGACGCGGCGCTCGATCTGCTGGATCGCATGATGAGCACGTTCTCGATGGCCTTGCCGGGCTCGATGAGCGAGATGTCGCCGGATTACGGCTGCGCGGTGCAGGCATGGACCATTTACGCCCTGGCCGTGCCGATTGTGAAGCATTTGATCGGCATTCAGCCGGATGCTCACCGGAACGAGGTGCGGATCGCGCCGGATCTGCCGCAGGCCTGGCAAGGCAAATGCATCACCCTGAAGCGAATTCGCATCGGCGCAGCATGGCTCGATGTAGAGCTGCGCCAAGAGGCGGACGAACTGCGGGCCGGCGTGAATAATGAGCACGGGCTGCGCGTGACCGTGGAATGGAGGGGCAAGGCGATTACGTCCACGGAGCGCGCCATTCAGGTTACGATCTGA
- a CDS encoding AAA family ATPase, with amino-acid sequence MNTIPVAVPAQPSLFLITGIMASGKSTVAQLLAERFERGVHVRGDVFRRMIVSGREEMLPEPSDEAIRQLHLRYRLAAAAADAYVEAGFHTVVQDVIVGPELSTFIDFVKTRPLYVIVLCPRAEAVAARESSRSKQGYGIWTVDALDRILRHDSPRLGMWLDTSDLTPEETVREIERRAWTEAIVRA; translated from the coding sequence ATGAATACGATTCCGGTTGCCGTACCGGCGCAGCCAAGCCTGTTCCTGATTACAGGCATTATGGCATCAGGCAAATCCACGGTCGCACAGCTGCTTGCCGAACGGTTCGAGCGAGGCGTTCATGTCCGCGGCGACGTCTTCCGCCGCATGATCGTCAGCGGCCGGGAAGAGATGCTGCCCGAGCCGTCGGACGAGGCGATCCGCCAGCTTCATCTTCGCTACCGCTTGGCGGCTGCGGCTGCCGATGCCTACGTAGAGGCGGGATTCCACACCGTCGTGCAGGATGTCATCGTCGGCCCGGAATTAAGCACATTCATTGACTTCGTCAAAACGCGCCCGTTATATGTAATCGTCCTCTGCCCGCGGGCGGAAGCCGTGGCGGCCAGGGAGTCGTCCCGCTCCAAGCAAGGCTACGGGATTTGGACCGTGGACGCTCTCGATCGCATTTTGCGCCACGATTCGCCTCGGCTCGGCATGTGGCTTGATACGTCTGATCTTACGCCGGAAGAGACGGTCCGGGAGATCGAGCGCCGGGCATGGACAGAAGCGATCGTCCGGGCGTAG
- a CDS encoding M23 family metallopeptidase, translated as MLSIVALCIASLSTIASANSKYTWPVPDSTRITQGFKSNTHKGIDIGAKKAGAAGDRIVAFYGGTVARSGWSSSYGWVVYVHHVINSTNYQSRYAHMHKTPAVSANQNVGKGATLGYMGKTGDATGVHLHFETRKCTGACKTDNSSTPVNPITNFFPEHAGKVPKSLVYGETDSEQVDDLFDEIFYSVEEILNMTGEERLSKGIPLE; from the coding sequence ATGTTATCCATAGTAGCTCTATGCATTGCCTCGCTCTCCACGATTGCTTCCGCGAACAGTAAATACACCTGGCCCGTACCCGACTCCACGCGAATAACCCAAGGCTTCAAAAGCAACACCCACAAAGGCATCGACATTGGGGCGAAGAAGGCCGGCGCCGCCGGCGATCGAATCGTCGCCTTCTATGGCGGCACCGTAGCCCGATCAGGCTGGTCCAGCAGCTATGGCTGGGTCGTCTATGTTCATCATGTCATCAACAGCACCAACTATCAATCCCGCTATGCTCATATGCATAAGACGCCTGCCGTATCCGCCAATCAGAACGTTGGAAAAGGGGCCACGCTCGGGTATATGGGGAAGACGGGAGATGCGACGGGAGTTCATCTTCATTTCGAGACAAGGAAATGTACGGGCGCCTGCAAAACAGATAATTCCTCCACTCCGGTTAATCCTATCACGAATTTCTTTCCCGAACATGCGGGAAAAGTGCCGAAATCGCTTGTTTATGGGGAGACAGACTCGGAACAAGTGGATGACTTGTTCGATGAGATCTTCTACAGCGTAGAGGAAATTCTGAATATGACCGGGGAGGAGCGGTTATCGAAGGGGATTCCGTTAGAATAG
- a CDS encoding L,D-transpeptidase family protein has product MLAMAVVLLSLTRGISSLSAYADASLPEDPLPMVADQGLYSIDIYPERHKLIVRAQGEKFKTYTVAVGNPATPTPVGEYKIIYKGKDWGPSFGPRWLGLNVPWGNYGIHGTNKPYSIGQHLSHGCVRMRNRDVIELFELVPIGTKVTIHGHVLGGLNHDPRVVAEGDVGGDVQLVQSRLKSAGYFKGVCNGKFRADTTYAVKRFQRERKLPEDGVVTLRVYKELGLFE; this is encoded by the coding sequence ATGCTTGCCATGGCGGTCGTCCTGCTGAGTCTGACTCGGGGAATATCTTCTCTCTCTGCATATGCGGATGCCTCCTTGCCGGAGGATCCGCTTCCGATGGTCGCCGACCAGGGCTTGTATTCGATAGACATTTATCCGGAACGTCATAAGCTGATCGTACGGGCACAGGGTGAAAAATTCAAGACCTATACCGTTGCCGTCGGCAATCCGGCCACTCCTACTCCCGTCGGGGAGTACAAAATTATATATAAAGGAAAGGATTGGGGGCCCTCCTTCGGTCCCCGCTGGCTCGGCTTAAATGTCCCATGGGGAAATTACGGCATTCACGGGACGAACAAGCCATATTCCATCGGACAGCATCTGAGCCACGGCTGCGTCCGGATGCGCAACCGGGATGTCATCGAGCTGTTCGAGCTCGTTCCAATCGGCACGAAGGTGACGATTCACGGGCATGTGTTGGGCGGGCTGAACCATGATCCAAGAGTCGTAGCCGAAGGCGACGTGGGCGGAGATGTGCAGCTGGTGCAATCACGGTTAAAAAGCGCGGGCTACTTCAAGGGCGTATGCAACGGGAAGTTCCGCGCGGATACCACCTATGCGGTCAAGCGGTTCCAGCGAGAACGGAAATTGCCCGAGGACGGTGTCGTAACGCTTAGAGTCTATAAGGAACTCGGACTGTTCGAGTAA